One segment of Ktedonobacteraceae bacterium DNA contains the following:
- the tmk gene encoding dTMP kinase — translation MTKLAFYGIDAIHLKEREEVLPGRLIVIEGTDGVGRTTQLQLLRPWLESSGYAVVDTEMTRSVLAGPGLKQAKEGHTLGPITLNLFYATDFVDRFESQILPALRAGFIVLTDRYIYSLIARALVRGADPQWIRSIYGLALKPDVIFYLKIGIEDLIPRVLQRGGFDYWESGMDMRLGADLFESFVNYQTRLLEQFDRMSESYGFQVIDASQPIEMIAEQLKQRVLPLLPQG, via the coding sequence ATGACAAAACTCGCATTTTATGGCATTGATGCCATTCACCTGAAGGAACGTGAAGAGGTCTTACCCGGTCGCTTGATCGTTATTGAAGGAACCGATGGAGTAGGCCGCACAACACAATTACAACTACTGCGTCCCTGGCTTGAGAGCAGCGGCTACGCGGTCGTCGATACCGAAATGACGCGCTCAGTGCTCGCCGGGCCCGGTCTCAAACAGGCCAAAGAGGGGCATACGCTGGGCCCCATCACCCTCAATCTATTCTATGCTACCGATTTTGTCGATCGCTTCGAGAGCCAGATTCTGCCGGCCCTGCGCGCCGGTTTTATCGTGCTGACAGACCGCTACATTTATTCGCTGATAGCTCGCGCGCTTGTGCGGGGAGCCGACCCCCAATGGATTCGCTCCATTTATGGGCTGGCGTTGAAGCCTGACGTTATCTTTTATCTCAAAATAGGCATCGAAGATCTGATCCCGCGTGTATTGCAGCGCGGCGGCTTTGATTACTGGGAATCCGGCATGGATATGCGACTGGGCGCCGACCTGTTCGAAAGCTTCGTTAATTATCAGACGCGGCTGCTCGAACAATTCGATAGGATGTCAGAATCCTATGGTTTTCAGGTCATCGATGCCAGCCAGCCCATCGAAATGATTGCCGAGCAATTGAAACAGCGCGTACTGCCCCTGTTACCCCAGGGGTGA
- a CDS encoding TspO/MBR family protein codes for MFATTPAPESIKPARASTTASDWRWYHGIIFYIIIQSITFGLSGLVSAIRGSSGKSLREDFFGNPSYFNDLNQSIFAPPSWVFAPAWTINNIAVIWGNLRVLNRPEKTSGRDTFLVLQAASWLNYVVFNAAYFSLRSPINAFILTLSMFLLTIASGFVAIFRLKDSRAALSLATLFTWLIIALTAATFQALWNHDDFYDAGPFVAPNPALLKKQR; via the coding sequence ATGTTTGCTACAACGCCTGCACCCGAAAGTATCAAACCTGCTAGAGCCAGTACGACAGCGTCAGATTGGCGCTGGTATCATGGTATTATCTTCTACATCATAATCCAGTCAATCACTTTTGGCCTGTCGGGCCTTGTAAGCGCCATCAGGGGATCTTCGGGCAAAAGCTTACGAGAAGATTTTTTCGGTAACCCATCTTACTTCAACGACTTGAATCAGTCCATTTTCGCTCCCCCTTCCTGGGTGTTTGCTCCTGCCTGGACCATCAACAACATTGCGGTTATCTGGGGCAATTTGCGCGTCCTCAACCGGCCGGAGAAGACCTCTGGACGCGATACTTTTCTCGTCCTACAAGCCGCTTCCTGGCTGAACTATGTTGTATTCAATGCCGCTTACTTCAGTCTACGCTCACCCATCAATGCATTTATCCTTACACTCAGCATGTTTTTGCTGACCATCGCAAGCGGCTTCGTCGCCATTTTCCGCTTAAAGGATAGTCGCGCAGCCCTGTCTCTGGCGACGCTTTTCACCTGGCTTATCATCGCGCTGACCGCTGCCACGTTCCAGGCACTCTGGAATCATGATGATTTCTATGATGCGGGACCGTTCGTAGCGCCGAATCCGGCTTTGCTTAAAAAGCAGAGATAG
- a CDS encoding PBP1A family penicillin-binding protein encodes MAAELPGDTGETMAESNGIEASGGNAGTVVSSTSDTGAIAPLQAIDAQSIVPSQLDPVTPLPEEEGEQTIELTPQQQRVLRYLARRHMRNVRVTRRQSAGNSKPGEIEESGEPEPTVNPESSPAGVTSHKTQPLAGIFHFKTQPLRDIFHLATQPLANGNGTEPDLVPAASQGVQAPLESNSSSTSSLANIEPMEPLMPNPLHGRAIGASRTAHHPHLTLAKDLRRRRRHHKIMLRHLSRKHMRAARTHERHSRRRLWTTIASSILALLVVLLSLGGTGAYVSYRFYNSTQQTYGKNLFTLRDLLPLDNLKIFDSKGILIGQLADNGIHTTVKLAQVSPYIINATVATEDKDFWINSGVDLAGIIRAAITNLENGRVVEGGSTITQQLIKNLVVGNDPTYIRKLQEVILAPQLNSMYSKRDILEMYLNSIYYGHQAYGIDAAATVYFGLQDSPGRTAAQQLDLAQSAMLAGLPSNPSEYDPALNFSTATQRFETVLNLMVSQGYITRLQAQSAIIEEQGPHFFKTAAALQDRAPHFTEFVLEQLEQMFHLKRSDLSRSGMRVYTTLDIGLQDKIQKIMQQHIAELRDTHHVTNAAEVLIDFHTGAIISLLGSIDYNNTSIDGQFDVATAYRQPGSSFKPYVYVTAFAQGASPAQAIDDAPITIPVPDSNPPTFSPSNYDLHFHGHMTLRCALQNSLNVPAVKVLQHVGINNAMQTAYKMGITSYEGTPGYSLVLGGLGIRLIDHTSAMGVFANGGVRVPYYAINKIVSGSTGKVLFQHQFTPGKQVISPQLAYMMTSVLSDNNDRLPEFYDCNVLQLYSNSQQDCYEGNRGVVRPAAAKTGTTQNFRDNWTVGYTTDFVMGVWAGNDDNSAMYDVTGVQGAAPIWHDAMLLAEKGHPIRNFTNPGGLVRATVTYPDGVQTTDWFLPGTVPNFSSSSASPTPTASGTPGPNPEPTPAPSGPVPGPYCPGDYTFAFPPPAGNTPSSANAGWW; translated from the coding sequence ATGGCAGCAGAACTCCCCGGCGATACTGGCGAAACGATGGCCGAGTCCAACGGTATAGAGGCTTCCGGTGGAAATGCTGGCACGGTTGTATCCTCAACCTCTGATACAGGCGCTATTGCTCCTCTCCAGGCTATAGATGCGCAAAGCATTGTTCCCTCGCAACTTGACCCGGTCACGCCACTTCCCGAAGAAGAGGGCGAGCAAACAATCGAACTGACACCACAGCAGCAACGAGTACTTCGCTATCTCGCGCGCAGGCATATGCGCAATGTACGAGTGACAAGACGCCAATCCGCCGGAAATAGTAAGCCAGGGGAGATAGAGGAGAGCGGAGAACCGGAACCAACTGTGAATCCTGAATCCTCGCCGGCAGGAGTAACATCCCATAAAACCCAGCCGCTAGCAGGCATCTTCCATTTCAAAACGCAGCCGCTCAGGGACATTTTCCACCTGGCGACCCAGCCTTTAGCTAATGGAAATGGGACAGAGCCTGATCTTGTTCCGGCAGCATCCCAAGGGGTACAAGCGCCATTGGAAAGCAACTCCAGCAGTACATCATCCCTGGCCAATATCGAGCCTATGGAGCCGCTGATGCCGAATCCGCTCCATGGCCGGGCGATTGGAGCAAGCAGGACTGCGCATCACCCGCACCTCACGCTCGCTAAAGATTTGAGGCGCCGGCGGCGACACCATAAAATAATGCTGCGCCATCTCTCGCGCAAGCATATGCGTGCGGCACGGACGCATGAGCGCCATTCGCGTCGCCGTCTCTGGACGACTATCGCCAGCAGCATTCTGGCATTGCTGGTCGTCCTGCTTTCGCTGGGCGGCACGGGCGCCTATGTCAGTTATCGTTTCTACAATTCGACACAGCAGACCTACGGCAAGAACCTGTTCACATTACGCGATCTCCTGCCTCTCGATAACCTCAAAATCTTCGATAGCAAAGGCATACTGATTGGCCAGCTGGCCGATAATGGCATTCATACAACCGTCAAGCTCGCCCAGGTTTCTCCTTATATAATCAACGCTACCGTCGCCACGGAAGATAAGGATTTCTGGATCAATTCGGGCGTTGACCTCGCAGGCATTATTCGTGCCGCCATTACCAACCTGGAAAATGGGCGGGTCGTCGAGGGTGGCAGCACGATTACGCAGCAGTTGATCAAAAACCTGGTTGTGGGCAACGATCCAACCTATATACGCAAGTTGCAGGAAGTTATCCTGGCACCGCAGCTCAACAGCATGTATTCCAAACGCGACATCCTGGAAATGTACCTGAACAGCATCTATTACGGGCACCAGGCGTATGGAATCGATGCCGCGGCCACCGTCTACTTCGGTTTGCAGGATTCACCGGGTCGAACAGCCGCGCAGCAACTGGATTTAGCCCAATCCGCCATGCTGGCCGGGCTTCCCAGTAATCCGTCGGAATATGACCCGGCCCTGAATTTCTCGACCGCTACGCAGCGTTTTGAAACGGTGCTGAATCTGATGGTGAGCCAGGGATACATCACCCGTCTCCAGGCGCAGAGCGCGATCATCGAGGAGCAAGGCCCGCATTTCTTCAAAACAGCCGCCGCCTTGCAAGACCGCGCGCCGCACTTCACAGAATTTGTGCTGGAACAACTCGAGCAGATGTTTCACCTCAAACGCAGCGACCTCTCACGCTCCGGTATGCGGGTCTATACCACGCTCGACATCGGTTTGCAGGACAAGATACAGAAGATTATGCAGCAGCATATCGCAGAATTGCGCGATACGCATCATGTGACGAATGCCGCCGAGGTGCTGATTGATTTTCATACCGGGGCCATCATCTCGCTGCTTGGTAGTATCGACTACAACAACACATCCATTGATGGGCAGTTCGATGTCGCGACGGCCTACCGCCAGCCGGGTTCATCTTTCAAGCCATATGTGTATGTGACCGCCTTTGCCCAGGGCGCTTCCCCGGCGCAGGCCATCGACGACGCGCCGATCACGATTCCGGTACCCGATTCTAATCCACCAACTTTTTCGCCCTCCAACTACGACCTGCACTTTCATGGGCATATGACCCTGCGCTGCGCCTTGCAAAACTCTCTCAATGTGCCCGCCGTGAAAGTGTTGCAACACGTGGGCATCAATAACGCTATGCAGACGGCCTACAAGATGGGGATCACCAGCTATGAGGGCACGCCTGGCTATTCGCTTGTGCTGGGCGGCCTTGGCATACGCCTCATCGATCATACTTCGGCCATGGGAGTCTTTGCCAATGGTGGCGTGCGCGTTCCCTACTATGCCATCAATAAAATCGTCTCCGGCAGCACCGGCAAGGTTCTCTTCCAGCACCAGTTCACGCCCGGCAAACAGGTCATCAGCCCGCAGCTGGCCTATATGATGACCAGCGTGCTGAGCGATAACAACGACCGGCTCCCCGAATTTTACGATTGCAATGTGCTGCAGCTCTACTCCAATTCGCAGCAAGATTGCTACGAGGGCAATCGCGGCGTCGTGCGACCGGCAGCCGCCAAAACAGGTACGACGCAGAATTTCCGCGATAACTGGACCGTTGGCTATACAACCGATTTCGTCATGGGCGTGTGGGCAGGCAATGACGACAACTCTGCCATGTACGATGTTACCGGCGTGCAGGGCGCGGCTCCCATCTGGCACGATGCGATGCTGCTGGCCGAAAAGGGCCATCCGATACGCAACTTTACCAATCCCGGCGGGCTGGTTCGCGCCACTGTTACCTATCCCGATGGAGTGCAAACGACGGACTGGTTCCTGCCGGGCACCGTCCCCAACTTTTCCTCATCCTCTGCATCCCCGACGCCTACGGCATCCGGGACTCCCGGCCCCAATCCTGAGCCTACGCCTGCTCCATCCGGCCCGGTACCCGGCCCCTATTGTCCGGGCGACTACACCTTCGCTTTCCCACCTCCTGCGGGTAATACGCCATCATCTGCGAACGCGGGATGGTGGTAA
- a CDS encoding site-specific DNA-methyltransferase has translation MMNKKKGTGQPGLIDKKELHEPSAIYARNIQIPTFFGEPVLQGSFTQTEGHQFIASNPEVYYQHPHGEIWCGDSIIWLKSFKSESVDLIFADPPYNIKKAEWDSFESQEKYVSWSLQWIEQAARILKPTGTLYVCGFSEILADLRLPASRYFQGCKWLIWHYKNKANLGSDWGRSHESILHFRKSKVFTFNIDDVRIPYGQHTLKYPEHPQAETSQYGNGNGAKDKLWSPHPQGAKPRDVIEIPTTCNGMHEKTPHPTQKPEELLRKIVLASSNSGDLVIDPFLGSGTTAVVSEQLNRCWKGCDISPEYCRWAAERIELVENWPIEKWIRYDQENAERRKSIR, from the coding sequence ATGATGAATAAAAAAAAGGGAACAGGACAGCCTGGGCTAATCGATAAGAAGGAACTTCACGAACCATCAGCTATTTATGCCAGAAACATACAGATTCCAACCTTCTTTGGTGAACCCGTGCTACAAGGCTCCTTTACACAAACAGAGGGACATCAATTTATAGCAAGCAATCCAGAAGTCTATTATCAGCACCCACATGGGGAGATATGGTGCGGCGATTCTATCATCTGGCTTAAGTCTTTTAAAAGTGAATCTGTAGACCTGATATTTGCTGATCCTCCATATAATATCAAAAAAGCTGAATGGGATAGCTTCGAGTCTCAGGAAAAATATGTAAGCTGGTCACTACAATGGATAGAGCAGGCAGCGCGTATCTTGAAACCAACAGGTACGCTCTATGTTTGTGGATTCTCTGAAATTCTGGCCGATCTTCGCCTACCAGCTTCACGTTATTTTCAGGGTTGTAAATGGCTGATCTGGCATTATAAGAATAAGGCTAACCTTGGTTCCGATTGGGGCCGTTCGCATGAAAGTATCCTTCACTTCAGAAAAAGCAAGGTGTTCACCTTCAATATCGATGATGTGCGTATTCCATATGGGCAACATACCCTAAAATACCCCGAGCATCCGCAGGCCGAAACGAGCCAATATGGGAACGGCAATGGAGCTAAAGACAAGCTGTGGTCTCCACATCCGCAAGGAGCAAAACCTCGAGACGTGATCGAAATTCCAACCACATGCAATGGCATGCATGAAAAAACGCCTCATCCGACACAAAAACCAGAGGAACTTCTCAGAAAAATAGTACTTGCCTCGTCTAACTCTGGAGACCTCGTAATCGACCCCTTTTTAGGCTCTGGAACTACAGCCGTGGTATCCGAGCAACTCAATAGATGCTGGAAAGGCTGTGATATTTCACCTGAGTACTGTCGATGGGCAGCAGAAAGAATTGAGTTGGTAGAAAACTGGCCCATCGAAAAGTGGATTCGGTACGATCAGGAAAATGCTGAACGAAGGAAGTCCATTCGATGA
- a CDS encoding helix-turn-helix domain-containing protein, translating to MSSSQTEDEWLSLRQAAEMLGMHPATVRLWADRNELPSRRTNGGHRRFRRSDIEARLQHEVERKPNPAAQLLVQSILGRVRFAFTGGTLNTFPWYSHFDDAAREGYRVLGRRVLDLLLHALTNTTSSDELRSNAVQLGIEYGSITRNSRVPVADAVRAFLYFRSLVDESVLQFAEIQGTRDHQDIPWVESLYQIQALTNEILPALIEAALVPVNT from the coding sequence ATGTCATCATCGCAGACCGAGGACGAGTGGTTGAGCCTGCGCCAGGCAGCCGAGATGCTGGGTATGCACCCGGCAACGGTACGGCTATGGGCTGATCGCAACGAATTGCCATCGCGGCGTACCAATGGAGGGCATCGACGTTTCCGGCGTTCCGATATCGAAGCGCGCCTGCAACACGAGGTTGAGCGCAAACCCAACCCAGCCGCGCAGTTGCTGGTACAATCTATTCTTGGCCGCGTGCGCTTTGCCTTCACGGGTGGGACACTCAATACCTTCCCGTGGTACTCGCATTTCGACGACGCGGCTCGCGAGGGATATCGAGTTCTGGGACGGCGTGTCCTCGACCTGTTGTTACACGCGCTTACGAATACTACCTCGAGTGACGAATTGCGTTCCAATGCTGTGCAGCTTGGCATTGAGTATGGCTCTATTACGCGTAATTCTCGCGTGCCGGTTGCCGATGCAGTGCGCGCCTTCCTGTATTTTCGCAGTCTTGTTGATGAAAGTGTGTTACAATTTGCTGAAATTCAGGGTACCCGCGATCACCAGGATATTCCCTGGGTCGAGAGCCTGTACCAGATTCAGGCTTTGACCAACGAAATTCTGCCGGCTTTGATCGAAGCGGCGCTGGTACCGGTTAACACTTGA
- a CDS encoding ATP-binding protein has product MFEAMAQQQVVSLHIENPPAFSLESAGKSKNYSFTRSNTHQGNLSGPQKEEVRGTHHHRHLDKILESLGLGIWCCDLPFKSLGWNTMCKRHFGLPPDAEVTIDIFYELLHPDDRAVAQQAIERSIAENGLFDMDCRTTGIDGQMRWIHTSGRCYDDDESRSKHFDGIIFDITEQKQVELALREQLERLKVFDTRKDEFFSMASHELKSPITSLKGYTQMLQNRFRKAGDGQALYYLTIMDGQLNKLIDLVNDMLDISRIQTGKLNFRDTLFDLGMVVRETVEHLQATTPAHQLIVEGIESAQVYGDKDRIGQVLINLLNNAIKYSPYADRVIVRIFTDQEYATVSVQDFGLGIDEEHLEKVFERFYQVHGLANKESSGLGIGLYISDQIIKRHGGAMQVESKLGAGSTFSFTLPLSRKDIPSA; this is encoded by the coding sequence ATGTTCGAAGCCATGGCACAGCAACAAGTCGTTTCTCTTCATATAGAGAATCCGCCCGCATTTTCTCTCGAAAGCGCCGGTAAGAGCAAAAATTACTCCTTCACGCGCTCAAACACCCACCAGGGGAATCTTTCAGGGCCGCAGAAAGAGGAAGTTCGTGGTACTCATCATCATCGACATCTTGACAAAATTCTCGAATCCCTAGGGTTAGGCATATGGTGTTGCGACCTGCCGTTCAAGTCGCTAGGATGGAACACTATGTGCAAAAGGCACTTCGGCTTGCCACCGGATGCAGAAGTCACTATTGATATTTTTTATGAACTCTTGCATCCCGACGATCGCGCCGTGGCACAGCAGGCCATAGAGCGTTCTATCGCGGAAAATGGGCTCTTCGATATGGACTGCCGCACTACCGGAATAGATGGCCAGATGCGCTGGATACATACCAGTGGGCGCTGCTATGATGACGACGAGAGCAGGTCAAAGCATTTCGACGGCATCATTTTTGATATCACGGAACAGAAACAGGTAGAACTGGCGTTGCGCGAACAACTGGAACGTTTGAAAGTGTTTGACACGCGCAAGGACGAGTTCTTCAGCATGGCCAGCCACGAACTCAAATCGCCCATTACGAGCCTGAAGGGATACACGCAGATGTTGCAGAATCGCTTCAGGAAAGCAGGAGATGGACAGGCGCTCTACTACCTCACCATTATGGATGGGCAACTTAATAAGCTCATTGACCTGGTGAATGACATGCTGGATATTTCCAGGATACAGACGGGCAAGCTCAACTTTCGCGATACTCTTTTCGACCTTGGTATGGTTGTTCGAGAAACGGTCGAACACCTGCAAGCAACCACACCGGCACACCAGCTTATTGTTGAAGGCATAGAAAGCGCGCAGGTATATGGAGATAAGGATCGGATCGGGCAGGTACTCATCAATCTGCTGAACAATGCTATCAAATATTCTCCCTATGCCGACCGGGTGATTGTACGCATCTTTACCGATCAAGAATATGCGACGGTGAGCGTGCAAGACTTCGGCCTGGGCATTGATGAGGAACACCTGGAAAAGGTTTTCGAACGGTTCTACCAGGTGCATGGCCTGGCGAATAAAGAGTCATCGGGTCTGGGAATAGGCCTCTACATTTCCGACCAGATCATTAAACGCCATGGGGGGGCGATGCAGGTCGAGAGCAAATTGGGGGCAGGTTCCACATTCAGCTTTACTTTGCCTCTTTCGCGGAAAGACATTCCCTCTGCTTGA
- a CDS encoding thymidylate kinase, translated as METYGTHVYPGRLFVVEGVDGSGKSTQIALLRQWLISEGYAVFFSEWNSSPLVKKTTSKGKKKQLLTPTTFSLIHATDFADRTEHDIIPPLKAGAIVLADRYIYTAFARDVARNVDRRWVRELYRFAVKPTMAFYYRVPLEVSLNRILTGRTELKYYEAGMDLGLSSDPQESFKLFQERIVSEYESMIDEFGLTVMDATLPIPEQQRRMRKLIRPYLQGVRRIRSSAKESAWAGLAREMRPSHEIVGR; from the coding sequence ATGGAAACGTATGGCACACATGTCTATCCTGGGCGGCTCTTCGTCGTCGAAGGAGTCGATGGCTCAGGGAAAAGCACGCAGATTGCCCTGCTCCGGCAATGGCTGATTAGCGAAGGCTACGCTGTTTTCTTCAGTGAATGGAATTCATCACCCCTGGTAAAAAAGACGACCAGCAAGGGGAAGAAAAAACAACTGCTCACACCCACCACTTTCAGCCTTATCCATGCCACAGATTTCGCGGACCGCACAGAACACGATATCATTCCGCCACTTAAGGCCGGAGCGATTGTGCTCGCCGATCGCTATATCTACACCGCATTCGCTCGCGACGTGGCCCGCAATGTGGACCGCCGCTGGGTGCGAGAATTGTACCGCTTTGCCGTGAAGCCCACCATGGCTTTTTACTACCGCGTGCCGCTAGAAGTTTCACTGAATCGTATCCTGACCGGGCGTACTGAACTCAAATATTACGAGGCGGGCATGGATCTGGGATTGAGCAGTGATCCGCAAGAGAGCTTCAAACTGTTCCAGGAACGTATTGTAAGCGAATACGAATCGATGATTGATGAGTTTGGTCTGACGGTGATGGATGCTACCTTGCCTATTCCTGAGCAGCAGCGCCGTATGCGCAAATTGATTCGTCCATATCTACAAGGTGTGCGTCGCATACGTTCGTCCGCCAAAGAATCGGCCTGGGCCGGTCTGGCGCGCGAGATGCGCCCCTCGCATGAGATTGTAGGGAGATAA
- a CDS encoding alpha/beta fold hydrolase, whose product MHVNIPTPTGYLEGILKPEEDGIVPRYTALVCHPHPLGGGTMHNKVVFKVAQALQALGMPALRFNFRGVGHSTGTYDEGRGEMDDVRYALEFLSRRYPGLPVLLAGFSFGSYVGLRVAAVDDRVQAMIGLGVPARMFDGDYLQNSHKPKLIIQGTNDELAPYDLAVQWFERLPAPKSMIAVEGADHFFQGRLDEVQAIITSFVRNFVL is encoded by the coding sequence TTGCATGTAAACATACCGACCCCTACCGGTTACCTGGAAGGAATTCTCAAGCCAGAAGAAGACGGAATTGTACCTCGCTACACGGCGCTGGTGTGCCATCCCCATCCACTGGGCGGCGGAACGATGCATAATAAAGTTGTCTTCAAAGTCGCGCAGGCGCTACAGGCGCTGGGAATGCCGGCCTTGCGTTTCAATTTTCGCGGCGTGGGGCACAGCACGGGCACCTATGACGAGGGGCGCGGTGAGATGGACGATGTGCGGTACGCATTGGAATTTCTGAGCCGCCGCTACCCGGGCTTGCCAGTTTTGCTGGCAGGCTTTTCGTTCGGCTCATATGTTGGCCTGCGCGTCGCTGCGGTCGATGATCGTGTGCAGGCCATGATTGGCCTGGGTGTGCCAGCCCGCATGTTTGATGGAGACTACCTGCAAAATTCCCATAAACCCAAACTCATTATCCAGGGAACGAATGACGAACTGGCTCCCTACGACCTGGCCGTGCAATGGTTTGAGCGCCTGCCCGCGCCAAAAAGTATGATCGCGGTAGAGGGCGCGGATCACTTTTTCCAGGGACGCCTCGACGAAGTGCAGGCTATTATTACCAGCTTCGTCCGTAACTTCGTGCTGTGA